DNA sequence from the Coregonus clupeaformis isolate EN_2021a chromosome 13, ASM2061545v1, whole genome shotgun sequence genome:
aagcgaaaacctacaggagttTAATCTCCAGGAAcacggttggagagccctgctctaaAAACGGTACAGTTCAAATGACAAAATTGTTACAACTTCCGGGAAACATAACTTTTTTTaattaaacaaaaaaacaaaacattaataTTAACATAAACATCCCCTGAACACTGTGGGGATGGAACagagacaccctattccctacatgatCTTGACAAGCCCTATGGGTGACATTTCAGACACAACCAACCACTGACTAGCAAACTTGAACAACAGAGGTACAGTGGAATAAACTTCACACAAATTAACATTTACAGGCATAGGGTGAATGAGAGGTGAATAGTAGAGGGACCCTGCCTCCCTCCCCGCATCCCCAGTGCTTGGTTACATGCTAGGAGGGATAAAGTGCCCTGGGTGTGTGGGTGCAGTGACATAGTTGACTGGGTGATTGGAGGAGGGGCAGTAGGATGCGAGCACACGTGGTTGGGCAGGGCCTGAGTTCCAGGGTGAGAGGTAGTGATAGGTGGCAGAAAGCATAGGAACATAAGACTCGTAGGTGTGGAGTGGGGGTTGGCTGCACTGGTCCTGAACCAAGGGGTAGAACACTGTGCCTGGGGCTCCTGCTGAGGGAGGGTCCATGACCAGGGGGGTGCCTGGTAGGGAGGAAAAGGTTGGGGGTGAGAACAAAGGTGAGATTAAGAAAAAAAGGTATGGATCACAGATGGTCATGTTTGATACTTGAGGTCTTAAGATCCTTGTGACAAAGACTTATGACACAGAAGTCAGATCTTATTCAATGCATATGTGCCATTTCATAATGCGGAGGTATGAGGCAGAGGGGTGGCGCTGACCGTTGGCAGGAATGTCTCCCTGGCCATCAGGCCCCATTCTCCCAGGCTCTGGGTAGGGCTGGGGGACTGTGTGATCAGAGGGAGGGGAGGCACCGGGGTAGGAACGGAACTGTTGCTCAGCACCTGGCTGCTGATACACCTGCACCATGGAGTGCCAGTAGCTCTGCTGGTACCACTGTTTCAACACAGATAGAAATATAGGCACACATTGTTTTAATTCAAAAGACATGTCTAATGTCTCATGACCAGTTACTGTTCACCCATactacactgaataaaaatataaaacgcaacatgtaaagtgttggtaccatgtttcatgagctgaaataaaagatcacagaaatgttccatatgcacaaaaagcttatttctctcaaatgttgtgcacaaatttgtttacatccctgttagtgagcatttatcctttgccaagataatccatccacctgacaggtgtggcatatcaagaagctgattaaacagcatgatcattacataggtgcaccttgtgctggggacaataaaaggcaaattgtcacaacacaatgccacagatgtctcaagttgagggagcgcgcaattggcatgctgactgcaggaatgtccaccagagctgttgccagagaattgaatgttcatttctctaccgtaagccacctccgtcattttagagaatttggcagtacgtctaaccaGCCTCACTATCGCAGaacacgtgtatggcgtcgtgtgggcgagtggtttgctgatgtcaacgttgtgaacagagtgccccattgtggtggtggagttatggtatgggcaggcataagctacggacaacaaacacaattgcattttatcgatggcaattttaatgcacaaaaataccatgagatcctgaagcccattgtgaggcccattttatTTAAGGTatgtgtgaccaacagatgcatatctgtattcccagtcatgtgaaatccatagattagggtgtactgaatttatttaaattcaaTTTCCTCAAAtgaactaactcagtaaaatcaatgaaattgttgcatgatgAGTTTATACTGTTGTTCAGTATATAATCCAGGGCTCTCCaactctgttcctggagagctaccctcctgtaggttttcgctccaacccctgTTGTAAacaacctgattcagtttatcaaccagcaaattattagaatcaggtgtgctagattagggttggagcgaaaacctacaggacgttaggaccaggaacagggttggagaaccctgctaTATTCATTTGATCCCCTTTACTTACTTGGACTCCTAAATTAAAGTAATATTGGATGACCTTGCAATCTATAAAAAGATAAATACATTTAGTTACAATTACCATCACATTTTCTAATTCAACCATTAGAAGTTTACAACTTGAACACACGCGCCATGGGGAACAGTTTGTCTGACCTCGTGGAAGGTCATTGCCGTTGGGGTCATAGGAGTAAGGTGGAGGGGGTGCGGCACTGACTGCTTCCCCCATCTCATTCACAAaccagggagaggaaggaggagactgCATGGATAAAACTAAAAACAAGAGAAAAACAGACATCCGTTAGGCATGAGGTCCCTGATAAGATATGATCCAATAACCAACTTATGTCTGACCATAACTTGTATAAAGAGTGGGTACCTGGTCTGCCCATAGCGTGTGGGGGCATGGGAGCCCCCTGAGGATGGCTTGAGGGTGGAGCCATTGGTGCTGGGGGGGTCTGAGAGCTGCTAGCGGAAGAGGAGGAGTTGGAGGTGAAGATAGCTGCTGGGGCTGTGCTTACAGCCTGTGAGGAGGTGATGACTGCTGACTTCACCACCAGCTGAGGAAACAGAACATCTAAATAACCCTCAACAgtttgactacaacatacagacAATTCATGCTTAAGTCCAATGTTacgcaaaataataataatctaatcGTTTTAACTTTCATCCAAAGAGGAACATTCTACAGTTAATAAAAATGTTTAAAGCAGCTGCGTATAAATTAAACACCTGTTCCCCCCCTTCCGCCAAAATGTGACAACTGAGTTCAGTAACACCGATTGTGAGGCATCCAGTACCTGCTGTGAGTAGCTGTAGGTAGCTACTCCCTCTTGTGGCGAGCCAGCACGAGATCCTCCCTCTTCAATGGTCTGGAAAGGCAGGCAGGCAAAAAAAAAGACAGGAACGGAGTCAAAACAGATCAGCCCCAATATCAGCACATTAATTGGAAATTATACAATAAATATAATCATCGCACATGTGAAATCAACTTTTATTACCCTTAGtttcaaccccccaaaaaaagtgaAGGGCAATTTGAGAGAGCATTATTATTTGAAGGGCAATATTTGAGAAGGCATAGTGAATACAACGGGTATTTTGTGTACCAGGTTGGCAGTGGACTCAGCTGCAGCATACATAGACGGGCTCTGGAACCCTGGGTCTGcaagataaataataataataataataataataataataataataataataaagccatttagcagacgcttttatccaaagcgacttacagtcatgcgtgcatacatttttgtgtatgggtggtcccggggatcgaacccactaccttggcgttacaagcgccgtgctctaccagctgagctacagaggaccactgatgaAGAGACTTCACAAGATAATTGTGCACTTTTATCCATATTGTACGAGGGGTCTCCATATCATGAGCCTTTACTGCTGCCAAATGACATCAGTTGGGAAATGGAATAGCCTAAATCGGTCTTCACGTAACCAGTTAAAATAATGCATCTACAGAACAGAATATAATGAAATGGTGGACAAGGACTGTCCTACCAGTTCTTCCTAAGGGCTCTCCATGTACTTCATGGAAATCTCCACAGCAGGTGAAATCAACACTCACCTTGAGCAGTATAGATGTACTCCTCCGAATATTCACCTGAGAAAGATACACAACATCAAATTTCCATTTACATTCTGATACAAATCCTGGCTCAAGTTGAACAAATACATGTGATCAAGACAGCATCACTGGACAGGCTGGCCTACCCTGGTCGCCACCATTGCTCCTCTCGTCAGCGTCCTCCTCTGATGAGGTCATGGCCTGTTTGCCAGACATGGGGATGGGGCTCGCCCCCCGCTGCACCCAGTAGGTAGGGGTAGCTGGAACCATGGGGTTTGCTACAGCCTGTCCCTAAAGAGAAGGTTACAAATCAGAAAGCAGGTTGACTGTTGAATACTCCAGTTGCATACTCATGCTCCCAACTACCAAAGTCTGAACTCTTGAGGGCTTCTGTGATACTTAGTTACCGGCAAGGGAGGGAACGTGGTCTCATCCCCCTCCTCAATCTCGTAGAAGGTGATTGTTCCTTCCATGTCCCGTGCCTCCTCGCCAGCCTCGGGGACGTAGCTGAACTGGCACTCTTTGTTGATAGCATGCATCTGGCGCCTGCTTCGGCTGCAAGAGCTCAAATGAatacacatacatttataaccACAACATTCAGTCACTGCTCAACATTGCATGGGAGATGATTAAAGATGTCTATTACCGTGACCTGAATGAGTAGTTGTCGAAGCTCTGGTAGCAGCGTTTTCCAGGGTGAGGGTAGTATGCCGCCTCTGGCCCAATGAGGTGATGCCTGTTCAGGAAACGGGCTGAACTTCTGAACAGAACCCAGATTGGCAACATCATAGATACCAACAGAATATAATCAATGGTAAGGAACATGGCCTTATTtcccaaaataaataaagagTATCAAATCAGTAATGGTGCAGCACAGGAACTTTCAATTGTGTATAACAGCAGCGGTGTGAATGAGTGATATTTCTCAAACCTGCCGTTTGACTATTTAAGTAGCAAGCACACAGACCTGGGTGGGCCATATCCTCGCGGGGGCCTGGTTGGAGGATGTGGGTGATAGTGTTCATAGGGCAGTGTCCCTGGAGGTGGTGGGGGGTCATGCATGCCAGGGGCGTGCCCAGGGGGTATGCCGCCAGGGCCTGGCCGGAAGCGGGGAGGCAGGCCAGGCTGGGATCGATTGTAAGACACCATCAGCATCTCCTTCCCTctgggcttcttaaagaaacgCCGCCGGCCTCTCACCTCTGAGTCTGGTGCAGGGGAGAAGAGGTAAAAGACAAAGTTGTACAAGTCATCTTTAATTGTCGGAGGCCAATACAAATGTCACTGCTATTAGAAACTTACTAGCTAAGACTATCTAAAGGTTAAAGGGCATACAGACCCATTTCTCCAGGATACTGCTCAGGCCTGCTGTATGATGGTCCCTTGCGGCTTGGGGTGATGTTCCAGGCAGGGACAGGGTTCACAGGCTTCAAGTTAGTCAGAGACACAAGATGTCTGAAAGTGGTAGGGTATAGAGAGAAGAAGTCTCAAACCTAATATTAAAAACAGCACTGTGTAGAAAGTAATTCACCATATCTACTATACTGTATGACTGACAATAGGAAGATGCAAGGCCAGGGGCAATCATTCATGGGCCAGAATACTAAAATAAGCACACATTGATGGGTGCTGTGCAGTAGTGCCTGTTTGTAAGTCAGTTCAATGGGGGTGTTTTAAAAGAGACTGGTATCTCACTTTTCTCCAAGCTCTTCGATGAACACGGTCACAGCGCTGGGGTGAGTGCCCACCTCCTGAATGAAGGCATTGTAATACTTCCCTTTGGGGTCGAGACGAACCTGCATAGGAGACATGGGCTAGAGTATGTTCGGAGTACGGTTTGCACAAAAAACACTCAAAGAATCTTAAATGAGTGGATAAATTGGATTACCTGACACTTGTCGCCCAAGAAATACTGTCTTCCAGCAAACACCATGTAATCAGTCTTCTGCATTTCTGTTTCAGAGACATTATATGCCATTCGAGAAGGCCCAATTATACAACTATTCtacgagaaaaaaaaatctaaatcacTGTGTGGTATGAGCATATCAACCCCATGTGAATATTCAGCACGGATAACGGTTGTGCTCTGCATGGATCTTGAAACTAACTTTATGACTAACGTTGCACGTTTAACTTAGCAGTTTCACTTTACCACAAGAAATCCAACTCAAGTTTCCCCAAAAGAAGGGGCAACATGGCATACCTTTGCGACTGTCATGCCATACATCAAACTCTACATTTCTGTACATCTCAGAATCCAGTGCTTTGAGCACCTTGTACgggagagagagttttgttggTCCATCTGGAGTCTTAGGACGAGAAAGAGATAAGACACTGTATGTGCTCCTAGAATCTATTCTAAATAATGTTATAAACTACAATCCCTCAGGAGGTGGTAACCATAACGCTTTCTAAAACATAATAGACGTTACAGAAAACGTTGTCACATATACTTCCTCTGCTCCAGATCTGGCTTTGTCCTCTGTGTGACTGTGCCCATTGAGCTCCCAATCGTCCCTACAAGAGTAAACAGTGTAGAAAATTTTtactttacaaaaaatatacaatgACTATTCCAATatattcagttgaagtcggaagtttacatacaccttagccaaatacatttaaactcagtttttcacagttccagacatttaatcctcgtaaagactccctgttttaggtcagttaggatcaccactttattttaagaatgtgaaatgtcagaataatagtagagaatgatttcagcttttatttatttcatcacattcccagtgggtcagaagtttacatgcactcaattagtatttggtagcattgcctttaaattgtttaacttgggtcaaacgttttgtgtagccttccacaagcttcccacaataagttgggtgaattttggcccattcctccggacagagctggtgtaactgagtcaggtttgtaggcctccttgctcgcacacgctttttcagttctgcccacacattttctataggattgatgtcatggctttgtgatggccactccaataccttgactgttgtccttaagccattttgccacaactttggaagtatgattgtggtcattgtccatttggaagacccatttgcaacaaAGCTAActacctgactgatgtcttgagatgttgcgtcaatatatccacatcattttccttccgcatgatgccatctattttgtgatgtgcaccagtccctcctgcagcaaagcacccccacagcatgatgctgccacccccgtgcttcagttgggatggtgttcttcggcttgcaagcatcaccctttttcctccaaacataacaatggtcattatggctaaacagttctatttttgtttcatcagaccagaggacatttctccaaaaagtacgatctttgtccccatgtgcagttgcaaaccatagtctggcttttttatggcggttttggagcagtggcttcttccttgccgagtggcctttcaggttatgtcgatatacagtgagggaaaaaagtatttgatcccctgctgattttgtacgtttgcccactgacaaagaaatgatcagtctataattttaatggtaggtttatttgaacagtgagagacagaataacaaaaaaatccagaaaaacgcatgtcaaaaatattataaattgatttgcattttaatgagggaaataagtatttgaccccctctcaaatcagaaagatttctggctcccaggtgtcttttatacaggtaacgagttgagattaggagcacactcttaaagggagtgctcctaatctcagcttgttacctgtataaaagacacctgtccacagaagcaagcaatcaatcagattccaaactctccaccatggccaagaccaaagagctctccaaggatgtcagggacaagaccattgccaagcagcttggtgagaaggtgacaacagttggtgcgattattcgcaaatggaagaaacccaaaataactgtcaatctccctcagcctggggctccatgcaagatctcacctcgtggagttgcaatgatcatgagaacggtgaggaatcagcccagaactacacgggaggatcttgtcaatgatctcaaggcagctgggaccatagtcaccaagaaaacaattggtaacacactacgccgtgaaggactgaaatcctgcagcgcccgcaaggtctccctgctcaagaaagcacatatacaggcccgtctgaagtttgccaatgaacatctgaatgattcagaggagaactgggtgaaagtgttgtggtcagatgagaccaaaatggagctctttggcatcaactcaactcgccgtgtttggaggaggaggaatgctgcctatgaccccaagaacaccatccccaccgtcaaacatggaggtggaaacattatgctttgggggtggttctgctaaggggacaggacaacttcaccgcatcaaagggacgatggacggggccatgtaccatcatatcttgggtgagaacctccttccctcagccagggcatcgaaaacgggtcatggatgggtattccagcatgacaatgacccaaaacacacagccaaggcaacaaaggagtggttcaagaagaagcacattaaggtcctggagtggcctagccagtctccagaccttaatcccatagaaaatctgtgaagggagctgaaggttcgagttgccaaacgtcaggctcgaaaccttaacgacttggagaagatctgcaaagaggagtgggacaaaatccctcctgagatgtgtgcaaacctggtggccaactacaagaaacgtctgacctctgattgccaacaagggttttgccaccaagtactaagtcatgttttgcagaggggtcaaatacttatttccctcattaaaatgtaaatcaattcataaacatttttacatgcgtttttctggatttttttgttattttgtctctcactgttcaaataaacctaccattaaaattatagactgatcatgtctttgtcagtgggcaaatgtacaaaatcagcaggggatcaaataatttttccaCCCTCACtgtaggactagttttactggggctatagatacttttgtacccgttccctccagtatcttcacaaggtcctttgctgttgttctgggattgattttcgcaccaaagtacattaatctctaggagacagaacgcttctccttcctgagcggtatgacggctgcgtggtcccatggttatacttgcgtactattgtttgtacagatgaacgtggtaccttcaggcgtttggaaattgctcccaaggatgaaccagacttgtggaggtctacaattctttttctgaggtcttggctgatttcttttgattttcccatgatgtcaagcaaagaggcacggagtttgatggtaggccttgaaatacctccacaggtacacctccaattgactcaaatgatgtcaattagcctatcagaagcttctatagccatgacatcattttctggaattttccaagctgtttaaaggcaaagtcaacttagtgtatgtaaacttctgacccactggaattgagatacagtgaattataagtgaaataatcggtctgtaaacaattattggaaaaattacttgtgtcatgcacaaagtagatgtcctaaccgacttgccaaaactatagtttgttaacaagaaatttgtggagtggttgaaaaacaagttttaatgactccaacctaagtgtatgtaaacttccgacttcaactgtagatgcagGGGCAATTTATGCATACTGTCGGTAACTGGCGGAGTATAAGACAGGTTTAGTCAGGAggactttatggaattcaaaaagATTGTGCAGAACAAGACTTCACCTCTGAGTCTGACCCCTGTCCTCGGGGGTGTCGTAGCCTGCGTCCTCACTGCACACTGATAGGCTGTTCCTATAGCGACGACCTCCACCACGAAACCCTTCCAATGCTCCCTGCAACTCCACCTCCTCAACACCAAGGACTTGTGTGTACAGCAGCTCATACAACAGAGCTGGATTCAATTGAAGAAAAAATAAGTACATTTCCTTTTGACTACACATGGAACTACTACTCATTAGAATATTAAGTAACTACAATCAATGAGTAGCTAGTTACATGACTTAAAGAGTGAAGACATATCCACTGGTTCCTCAGAATTCTGATGGTGTGAGAGTACTGACCCTGACACAGAGCTGCATCGATCGGGTAGTTCCTGGGGTACACAATGTCATAGTGGCCATTGTTGGAGCaacacagcaaaatctgcaatacAGTCAGAAGAGCAGAATCCAGAACAGTGAGAAGTGTAATGCATTTTATCCCCATCCCATGGTGAAAATTATAGACACATCAAATTGTCTACATAGATGGAATTAAGAAAGATAAAAGCTggtaaaaagaaaatgtataaATATTTGACTTTTTTTTAAATAGCAGTAGTCTTCTCAAACGGTAAAATGAGAGCAGCGCCCTCTAGCGGACAAACCACAGTCTCACATGTCATCTCACCTTTCCACACACCTGGTTTAATTAGCAATGTGATTCAGTTTTGCCTGGTAATTACTTCACTAGTCAGGCATTTGAGATGCTTCAGGGCCTGGGTTCAGAAGGCTGTGATGAACCACACACacttaccttctccacatactcTTTCTCAGTTATCTCAGTTGGTGGCTTCCCAGGGTACCTGTATATGAGGAAGCACCGCCTGCCACACAGTAAATATTTGAGAACACAGATGTATTTCCAGTTACATTAAAAGCAAAAAATGCAAATCACAAATCTCATTTTACATATCACATTTAATGTCCTGTCGGCCAACAAAGGTTATACAACGTGGGGGTGTATAACTCTGAACACATTGTGAAGCACGTACCTGTACAACAATGACAATGCCTTTATCTCAACTTGTCCAGCGGTTTCCTTTAGAAAAACATGTTTAAGGGTATGACCAATGGATTGTGCAATATGCTTGTATAACATGTACTTATAAACATACCGTGGGGTCCTCCAGACGTTCCAGATACTTCTCAAATGACCCTTCAACAAACTACAAGAGAAAGCatgtcatttacatttttgtcatttagcagacgcccttatccagagcgacttactattGTGAGAGCATACAttgtcatactggtcccccgtgggaatcgaacccacaagcgccatgctctaccaactgagccacaccggACCTACTGATAAAGCACGTCATGATAAAGAATGTCATTATATACTTAGATTTTTTACTAACTTGCTCTGTACTGTGAATACATTGTGcatgcaaaaatataaataaacttACAGGTTCAAAGTTGCATCGGTTTGCTCTCATGAAGGTGACACAGTCTTTCCTTATCTTTTGTTGGAAATTCTGAGAGTAATAAAGCTTGAGAAAATGAAAGAGATACCGGTACATGATTGCATAATTTTTTGTATTCGGCCTCTTCTCTCCTTGTGTAGCATAATTCTGTGCATTCCATGATTCAACTCTGGCCACTTTGGGTATTAATAATTTAGCAGTCAACCCAATGACCCCATGAGTTCCGATTTTCACACCATGAATTCAGTCGTAGTTATTGAGAACTGTACTATTGCATGTTTATTTTCAAAACGTTGAACGTGAAATGgaatgtaataaaaaaaaaaagtatacagTAGCTAAATTGGCTTTAGCCTACCTGCTCAGAGACAGCTCGAAATAGACAGGACGCGTCTCGTGCCATCATTTTCCGGTAGAGACCGATGCTGGCTAGATACTCGTCCATGTTTACAAAATACTTCTTCAAGGCTTTCTGCATTTTAAAGAAATTGCAAATAAAAAACTATAAATATGCTAAGCTTCATAACTTCACGCGTAGACGATAAAGAACATGAAGGTCGAAAGTTACCTTTCGAGTTGGAATAAGGAAACAGCTGCTACAAATGAGCACTGATTGCCGAGTCAATTCCTCCGTCACTCGGCCCAACCGTTGAAAACTTTATTGAAAATTTTTGTTTTTGCTTGGTTACACTAAATTCTTGTTTTTTATATACTGTGTCCGGGAAATAGTTCAATTATCATTGCCTATTGTGTCTATACATGTAGTCTCCCATGAGTAAAAAAGGCTACTCCACAGTAGGAAGCGAATGATAAACTTGACTTTGAGAAAAAATGTTGTAAACAATGGCCTAAATCCAACAGACTATATCCTGATGGATATGCAGTTTCTACATGTGGTCAAAATGGCAACATGTGGCTGCGGTATGACATAGTAAAGCAAATCTTTCTTGATTTATTCACTAGTCAAGGTAAATTTGAACAACAACAGTTTACAGTCTGAAAACAATAGGCTATCACATTAGACAGTGTCTTGCCTCAAATGTATTTTTCTTCCCCCTCCAATTCCTAATTTATTTTCCACCTTGGATTGGAACTACAGCACCCATCTACCTGGAGTGGAGACAGATCATAGGCTACATCAATATTGTGAGTTAGAATGTTGTTGCCTACTGTtcataatacagtgcattcggaaaatattcagaccccttgactttttccacattttgttacattatagccttattctaaaatggatgaaattgttttttcacctcatcaatcaacacacaataccccataatgacaaagcaaaaacaggtttgtataaatttttgctaattttttacaaataaaaaacggaaatatcacatttacataagtattcagaccctttactcagtactttgttgaaacacctttggcagcgattacagcctagagtcttcttgggtatgacgctacaagcttggctcacctgtatttggggagtttctaccattcttctctgcagatcctttcaagctctgtcaggttggatgggaagcgtcgctgcacagccattttcaggtctctccagagatgttcgatcgggttcaagtccgggctctggctgggccactcaaggacattcagagacttgtcccgaagccactcctgcgttgtcttggctgtgtgcttagggttgttgtcctgttggaaggtgaaccttcgccccagtctgaggtcctgagcgccctggagcaggttttcatcaaggatctctctgtactttgctccgttcatctttcccttgttcctgactagtctcccagttcttgccgctgaaaaacatccccacagcatgatgctgccaccacaatgattcaccatagggatggtattggccaggtgatgagcggtgcctgatttcctccagacgtgacgcttggcattcaggccaaagagttcaaacttggtttcatcagaccagagaatcttgtttctcatggtctgacagtcctttaggtgccttttggcaaactccaagcgggctgtgccttttactgagccacaaagtggcttccgtctgaccactctaccataaaggcctgattggtggagtgctgcagagatggttgtccttctgg
Encoded proteins:
- the alg13 gene encoding putative bifunctional UDP-N-acetylglucosamine transferase and deubiquitinase ALG13 isoform X6 — protein: MQKALKKYFVNMDEYLASIGLYRKMMARDASCLFRAVSEQLYYSQNFQQKIRKDCVTFMRANRCNFEPFVEGSFEKYLERLEDPTETAGQVEIKALSLLYRRCFLIYRYPGKPPTEITEKEYVEKILLCCSNNGHYDIVYPRNYPIDAALCQALLYELLYTQVLGVEEVELQGALEGFRGGGRRYRNSLSVCSEDAGYDTPEDRGQTQRDDWELNGHSHTEDKARSGAEETPDGPTKLSLPYKVLKALDSEMYRNVEFDVWHDSRKEMQKTDYMVFAGRQYFLGDKCQVRLDPKGKYYNAFIQEVGTHPSAVTVFIEELGEKHLVSLTNLKPVNPVPAWNITPSRKGPSYSRPEQYPGEMDSEVRGRRRFFKKPRGKEMLMVSYNRSQPGLPPRFRPGPGGIPPGHAPGMHDPPPPPGTLPYEHYHPHPPTRPPRGYGPPRHHLIGPEAAYYPHPGKRCYQSFDNYSFRSRSCSRSRRQMHAINKECQFSYVPEAGEEARDMEGTITFYEIEEGDETTFPPLPGQAVANPMVPATPTYWVQRGASPIPMSGKQAMTSSEEDADERSNGGDQGEYSEEYIYTAQDPGFQSPSMYAAAESTANLTIEEGGSRAGSPQEGVATYSYSQQLVVKSAVITSSQAVSTAPAAIFTSNSSSSASSSQTPPAPMAPPSSHPQGAPMPPHAMGRPVLSMQSPPSSPWFVNEMGEAVSAAPPPPYSYDPNGNDLPRDCKVIQYYFNLGVQWYQQSYWHSMVQVYQQPGAEQQFRSYPGASPPSDHTVPQPYPEPGRMGPDGQGDIPANGTPLVMDPPSAGAPGTVFYPLVQDQCSQPPLHTYESYVPMLSATYHYLSPWNSGPAQPRVLASYCPSSNHPVNYVTAPTHPGHFIPPSM
- the alg13 gene encoding putative bifunctional UDP-N-acetylglucosamine transferase and deubiquitinase ALG13 isoform X2, with the protein product MQKALKKYFVNMDEYLASIGLYRKMMARDASCLFRAVSEQLYYSQNFQQKIRKDCVTFMRANRCNFEPFVEGSFEKYLERLEDPTETAGQVEIKALSLLYRRCFLIYRYPGKPPTEITEKEYVEKILLCCSNNGHYDIVYPRNYPIDAALCQALLYELLYTQVLGVEEVELQGALEGFRGGGRRYRNSLSVCSEDAGYDTPEDRGQTQRDDWELNGHSHTEDKARSGAEETPDGPTKLSLPYKVLKALDSEMYRNVEFDVWHDSRKEMQKTDYMVFAGRQYFLGDKCQVRLDPKGKYYNAFIQEVGTHPSAVTVFIEELGEKHLVSLTNLKPVNPVPAWNITPSRKGPSYSRPEQYPGEMDSEVRGRRRFFKKPRGKEMLMVSYNRSQPGLPPRFRPGPGGIPPGHAPGMHDPPPPPGTLPYEHYHPHPPTRPPRGYGPPRSSARFLNRHHLIGPEAAYYPHPGKRCYQSFDNYSFRSRRSRRQMHAINKECQFSYVPEAGEEARDMEGTITFYEIEEGDETTFPPLPGQAVANPMVPATPTYWVQRGASPIPMSGKQAMTSSEEDADERSNGGDQGEYSEEYIYTAQDPGFQSPSMYAAAESTANLTIEEGGSRAGSPQEGVATYSYSQQLVVKSAVITSSQAVSTAPAAIFTSNSSSSASSSQTPPAPMAPPSSHPQGAPMPPHAMGRPVLSMQSPPSSPWFVNEMGEAVSAAPPPPYSYDPNGNDLPRDCKVIQYYFNLGVQWYQQSYWHSMVQVYQQPGAEQQFRSYPGASPPSDHTVPQPYPEPGRMGPDGQGDIPANGTPLVMDPPSAGAPGTVFYPLVQDQCSQPPLHTYESYVPMLSATYHYLSPWNSGPAQPRVLASYCPSSNHPVNYVTAPTHPGHFIPPSM